ACAACTTTTACTCCTGCTATTTGCTTTAAATAATCTTTTTCTAATTTTAATTGAACTAATCCTGGAAATATATCAACAATAGTATGACCAAATCTTTTACCTAAATCATAACCATTTCCATCAGAACCAGTAAAAGGTGCTGCTTTACCTCCAGTACATATAATAATTTTATCTCCAATAAAAGTTTTCTTATCTTTTAAAGTAACAATAAATTTTTCCTTCTTTTTAAATATATCTGTTACAAAAGCATCACATACCACTTTCACTCCTAAATCTTTCATTTCCATTCTTAAAACATCTAATACACTCGATGCTTGAAAGGACAATGGAAATACTTTTCCTCCTTCTTCTACTGCTGGAGTAATACCTAGCTTCTCAAAAAAATTTAATGTCATTTCTACATTCATTTGAGAAAGAGGACTATAAACAAACTTTGAATTTTTTCCATGATAATTATTTACATCTACATACATATTGGTATAATTACATCTTCCGTTTCCTGTAGCTAATATCTTTTTACCTACCCTTGAGTTTCTTTCTAGGAGGGTTACGTTAACTCCATTTCTTTTAGCCGCTATAGCAGACATCATTCCCGCTGGTCCCCCACCTATTACAATTATCTTTTTATTCATGCAAAAACTCCTTTTTTCAATCAATCAATATAATATTATATCAGATTTTTGCTTTTTTAATATAAAAAACGGAGAATTATCTCCGCTTTATATACTTTTTATTGATTTTTAAGTTTAAATTTTTGTCATTTTCTAATATTTCCCATTAGAGGTATATTTTTTAATGGAATTTAATGTTTTCCAGCATAATATTTTTAAGGTTCCTTATTTCCTTCTAATTCATTTCTATTTAGAACAGCATTCATAATTACCCCTACAATAGCTGCAAAGCTTAATCCTGTTATTTTAACAGTTTCAGTTATAGGAATTCCTAAGGCTATGCCAAATTTTTCTTCAATAACTCCACTACCTAAACCTAAAAATAATATTGTTCCCATTATAATTATATTTTTATAATTAAATTTTACCTTATTGTTTTTAATCGTTTTTATACCTATTAAAGATATCATACTAAACAGCATAATACTTATTCCACCCATAACTGGTGTAGGTATTGTATTTAGTAATGTTCCTATTTTTGATATAAACCCTAATCCTATAGCAAATACGGCTGCTAATCTTATTATTGCTGGATTATAGTTTTTAGTTATAGCTAATACTCCAGTATTTTCCCCATAAGTTGTATTTGCAGGTCCACCTATAGTAGC
This window of the Tissierellales bacterium genome carries:
- a CDS encoding NAD(P)/FAD-dependent oxidoreductase, with the protein product MNKKIIVIGGGPAGMMSAIAAKRNGVNVTLLERNSRVGKKILATGNGRCNYTNMYVDVNNYHGKNSKFVYSPLSQMNVEMTLNFFEKLGITPAVEEGGKVFPLSFQASSVLDVLRMEMKDLGVKVVCDAFVTDIFKKKEKFIVTLKDKKTFIGDKIIICTGGKAAPFTGSDGNGYDLGKRFGHTIVDIFPGLVQLKLEKDYLKQIAGVKVVGTAGIYNAGKLIREDKGDILFTNYGISGPPILQLSRKALELLNKDKKPILKVSLIDTKTKEEIIDYLKLRFTYMEKRSIETGLIGFINKRLIPVILKEIKIDKNKKVAQLSNEEIDKLAKILVDWKFEITGSQSYKDAQVTAGGISTKEIDSTTMESKLVKGLYFAGEIMDIDGDCGGFNLQWAWSSAYVAGKNAALAILKG